The proteins below are encoded in one region of Pseudomonas ekonensis:
- a CDS encoding protein-glutamate methylesterase/protein-glutamine glutaminase codes for MAVKVLVVDDSGFFRRRVSEILSADPTIQVVGTATNGKEAIEQAQALKPDVITMDYEMPMMDGITAVRHIMQRCPTPVLMFSSLTHEGARVTLDALDAGAVDFLPKNFEDISRNPEKVKQLLCEKVHSISRSNRRFSAYSAPAPAAAPTPAPAPAASGFSSHSTSAPARPAPAPAPARAPAASASSPAPKRKAYKLVAIGTSTGGPVALQRVLTQLPANFPAPIVLIQHMPAAFTKAFAERLDKLCRISVKEAEDGDILRPGLALLAPGGKQMMIDGRGAVKILPGDERLNYKPCVDITFGSAAKSYSDKVLAVVLTGMGADGREGARLLKQGGSTVWAQDEASCVIYGMPMAIVKADLADAVYGLDDIGKHIVEACI; via the coding sequence ATGGCAGTCAAAGTCCTGGTGGTGGACGATTCGGGTTTTTTCCGCCGCCGCGTCTCGGAAATTCTTTCGGCGGATCCGACCATCCAGGTCGTCGGTACGGCGACCAACGGTAAAGAGGCGATCGAGCAGGCTCAGGCCCTCAAGCCCGATGTGATCACCATGGACTACGAGATGCCGATGATGGACGGCATCACGGCCGTGCGGCACATCATGCAGCGCTGCCCGACCCCGGTGCTGATGTTCTCCTCGCTGACCCATGAAGGCGCCCGGGTGACCCTGGATGCGCTGGATGCCGGCGCGGTGGATTTCCTGCCGAAGAATTTCGAAGACATCTCCCGCAATCCGGAGAAGGTCAAGCAACTGCTGTGCGAGAAGGTGCACAGCATCTCGCGCAGCAACCGTCGTTTCAGCGCCTACAGCGCACCGGCGCCGGCCGCTGCGCCGACGCCTGCGCCTGCTCCGGCGGCGTCCGGCTTCAGCAGCCACAGCACCAGCGCACCGGCCCGCCCGGCGCCTGCTCCTGCGCCTGCACGCGCACCGGCGGCCAGCGCTTCGTCGCCGGCCCCCAAGCGCAAGGCCTACAAACTGGTCGCCATCGGTACCTCCACCGGCGGCCCGGTGGCCCTGCAGCGGGTGCTCACCCAACTGCCGGCCAACTTCCCGGCGCCGATCGTGCTGATCCAGCACATGCCGGCGGCGTTCACCAAGGCCTTCGCCGAGCGTCTGGACAAGCTGTGCCGCATCAGCGTCAAGGAAGCCGAGGACGGCGACATCCTGCGTCCCGGCCTGGCGCTGCTGGCCCCCGGCGGCAAGCAGATGATGATCGACGGCCGCGGCGCGGTGAAGATCCTGCCGGGCGACGAACGCCTGAACTACAAGCCGTGCGTGGACATCACCTTCGGTTCCGCCGCCAAGTCCTATAGCGACAAAGTTCTGGCGGTCGTGCTGACCGGCATGGGCGCCGACGGCCGTGAAGGCGCGCGGCTGCTCAAGCAGGGCGGCAGCACCGTCTGGGCCCAGGACGAGGCCAGCTGCGTGATCTACGGCATGCCGATGGCCATCGTCAAGGCTGACCTGGCCGACGCGGTGTACGGCCTGGACGACATCGGCAAGCACATCGTCGAGGCGTGTATCTGA
- a CDS encoding DUF2802 domain-containing protein, whose protein sequence is MILEVAVIVLFLFWAGTLAMFLAYIKAQRLIAAQQAQGDALRDQRIKELAKRVDDYQNGNVRMGEDLHELRAVVSPLPDKITQLEQRDPSSLSFAQAAKLVGMGASVDELTQSCGLTQAEAELMSKLHRSS, encoded by the coding sequence TTGATTCTCGAGGTGGCGGTCATTGTCCTGTTCCTGTTCTGGGCGGGCACGCTGGCGATGTTTCTGGCGTACATCAAGGCGCAGCGGCTGATCGCTGCGCAGCAGGCCCAGGGCGATGCGCTGCGTGACCAGCGCATCAAGGAGCTGGCCAAGCGTGTCGACGACTACCAGAACGGCAACGTGCGCATGGGCGAAGACCTGCACGAGCTGCGCGCGGTGGTCAGCCCTTTGCCGGACAAGATCACTCAGTTGGAGCAGCGCGACCCGTCCAGCCTGTCGTTCGCCCAGGCGGCGAAACTGGTCGGCATGGGCGCCAGCGTCGACGAACTCACCCAGTCCTGCGGCCTGACCCAGGCCGAGGCCGAGTTGATGAGCAAGCTGCACAGAAGCAGCTGA
- the motD gene encoding flagellar motor protein MotD: MARRRQHEEHVNHERWLVSYADFITLLFAFFVVMYSISSINEGKYKIISEALIGVFTDADRALKPIPIGDERPKTVTPAKPLVKDSEQVDAGIAGASDPLKSIADDISAAFGDLIASNQMTVRGNELWVEIELNSSLLFGSGDAMPSDVAFNIIDKVAAILKPFDNPIHVEGFTDDQPIRTAQYPTNWELSSARSASIVRMLAMQGVNPGRMASVGYGEFQPVANNATAEGRAKNRRVVLVVSRNLDVRRSLTGTGTAHATPDAALKRAGTQTAPNPAKTSGRESAVNSPSPALIR; this comes from the coding sequence ATGGCTCGTCGCCGGCAGCATGAAGAACACGTCAACCACGAACGCTGGCTGGTGTCCTACGCGGACTTCATCACCTTGCTGTTCGCGTTCTTCGTGGTCATGTACTCGATCTCGTCGATCAACGAAGGCAAGTACAAGATCATTTCCGAGGCGCTGATCGGGGTCTTCACCGACGCCGACCGCGCGCTCAAGCCCATTCCCATCGGTGATGAGCGCCCCAAGACCGTGACCCCGGCCAAGCCGTTGGTCAAGGACTCGGAGCAGGTCGACGCCGGCATCGCCGGCGCCAGCGACCCGCTCAAAAGCATCGCCGACGACATCAGCGCCGCGTTCGGCGACCTGATCGCCTCCAACCAGATGACCGTGCGCGGCAACGAGCTGTGGGTCGAGATCGAACTCAACTCCAGCCTGCTGTTCGGCAGCGGCGACGCGATGCCGAGCGATGTGGCGTTCAACATCATCGACAAGGTCGCGGCGATCCTCAAGCCGTTCGACAATCCGATTCACGTCGAAGGCTTCACCGATGACCAGCCGATCCGCACCGCGCAGTACCCGACCAACTGGGAACTGTCTTCGGCGCGTTCGGCCAGCATCGTGCGCATGCTCGCAATGCAGGGCGTGAACCCGGGGCGCATGGCGTCGGTGGGCTACGGCGAATTCCAGCCGGTGGCCAACAACGCCACCGCCGAAGGCCGGGCGAAGAACCGCCGCGTGGTGCTGGTGGTGTCGCGCAACCTGGATGTGCGCCGCAGCCTGACCGGCACCGGCACCGCCCATGCGACGCCGGACGCGGCACTGAAGCGGGCTGGCACACAAACTGCACCGAACCCGGCCAAGACGTCGGGACGCGAGAGTGCCGTCAATTCTCCGTCACCCGCATTAATACGCTGA
- a CDS encoding flagellar motor protein produces MDVLSLIGIIMAFVAIIGGNFLEGGHLGALANGPAALIVLGGTIGAALLQSPMSAFKRAMQILAWIFFPPRVDLAGGIDRVVNWSLTARKEGLLGLEGVADAEPDAYSRKGLQLLVDGAEPEAIRSILEVDFFTQEARDVEAAKVFESMGGYAPTIGIIGAVMGLIHVMGNLADPSQLGNGIAVAFVATIYGVASANLVLLPIAAKLKSIALRQSRYREMLLEGILSIAEGENPRSIELKLQGFMD; encoded by the coding sequence ATGGATGTTCTAAGCCTTATCGGGATCATCATGGCGTTTGTCGCCATCATCGGCGGCAACTTCCTTGAGGGCGGCCACCTCGGCGCGCTGGCCAACGGGCCGGCGGCGCTGATCGTGCTGGGCGGCACCATCGGCGCCGCGCTGCTGCAGTCGCCGATGAGCGCCTTCAAGCGCGCCATGCAGATCCTGGCGTGGATCTTCTTCCCGCCGCGGGTCGACCTGGCCGGCGGCATCGACCGCGTCGTCAACTGGAGCCTCACCGCACGCAAGGAAGGCCTGCTCGGGCTGGAAGGCGTGGCCGACGCCGAACCCGACGCCTATTCGCGCAAGGGCCTGCAACTGCTGGTCGACGGCGCCGAGCCGGAAGCGATCCGCAGCATCCTCGAGGTGGACTTCTTCACCCAGGAAGCCCGCGACGTCGAGGCGGCCAAGGTGTTCGAAAGCATGGGCGGCTACGCGCCGACCATCGGCATCATCGGTGCGGTGATGGGCCTGATCCACGTGATGGGCAACCTGGCCGATCCGTCGCAGCTGGGCAACGGCATCGCCGTGGCGTTCGTCGCCACCATCTACGGTGTGGCGAGCGCCAACCTGGTGCTGCTGCCGATCGCCGCCAAGCTGAAGTCAATCGCGTTGCGGCAGTCGCGTTATCGCGAAATGTTGTTGGAAGGGATCCTGTCGATCGCCGAAGGTGAAAACCCTCGCTCTATCGAGCTGAAGCTTCAGGGCTTCATGGATTGA
- the ccmA gene encoding cytochrome c biogenesis heme-transporting ATPase CcmA — MTSPVLQTVALACERDLRLLFENLDLRLASGDMVQISGPNGSGKTSLLRLLAGLMQPTGGQVLLNGRPLAEQRSELARNLLWIGHAAGIKDLLTPEENLAWLCALHRPAPKEAIWQALAAVGLRGFEDVPCHNLSAGQQRRVALARLYLDSPPLWILDEPFTALDKSGVAQLEAHLAEHCGRGGLVVLTTHHTLGRTPAGYRDIDLGNWAA, encoded by the coding sequence TTGACCAGTCCTGTCCTGCAAACCGTTGCCCTCGCGTGCGAGCGAGACCTGCGGCTTCTGTTCGAAAATCTCGATTTGAGACTGGCCAGTGGCGATATGGTGCAGATCAGCGGTCCCAACGGCAGCGGCAAGACCAGCCTGTTGCGCCTGCTCGCCGGCCTGATGCAGCCGACCGGCGGTCAGGTGCTGCTCAATGGCCGCCCGCTGGCCGAGCAACGCAGCGAACTGGCGCGCAACCTGCTGTGGATCGGCCACGCCGCCGGCATCAAGGACCTGCTCACGCCGGAGGAGAACCTGGCCTGGCTCTGCGCCCTGCACCGGCCCGCCCCCAAGGAGGCGATCTGGCAGGCCCTGGCGGCGGTCGGATTGCGCGGTTTCGAAGACGTTCCCTGCCATAACCTCTCCGCCGGCCAGCAGCGCCGCGTGGCCCTGGCGCGCCTGTACCTGGACAGCCCGCCGCTGTGGATCCTCGACGAACCCTTCACCGCCCTCGACAAGTCGGGCGTGGCGCAGCTCGAAGCGCACCTGGCCGAGCACTGCGGGCGCGGCGGCCTGGTGGTGCTGACCACCCACCACACGCTGGGCCGGACGCCGGCCGGCTACCGCGACATCGATCTGGGGAATTGGGCGGCATGA
- a CDS encoding flagellar hook-length control protein FliK translates to MTGEMNILPMPQTPPATARPQVISGELLKLLTPVDGLIAAGQSARAEVLSLKQADQSFELLLKVTLDSGRQTTVQATSAQPFPQGTSLAVVQPSAGNLAITVQQAIASSVAALTRIDTAQLPVGTLLQGKVLTAQALPQAPGQPTVYRSLVTLLNTALRGSTLTLDSPQPLRIGTLLSALVQDTQTLKFLPLSSRQEQLAVSQQLASQQSRQGSLDGLLKLLQNLPPATDQTSADLRAAVDKLLAGLPDAQQLSTPRGLAQALANSGAFLEAKLLTGQNPTLAPDLKGDLLKLIAQLTPGLPSSTSFNAIIAANTLAQALPNFVRNALGTLGQVSAKPVPGGFPLPERLLQSLEGEGDLEQLLRLAAAAVSRLQSHQLSSLEQTGLTDDGRLLSTWQLEIPMRNLQDIVPLQVKFQREEAPEKEPPDERRDNERERKQPLWRVDLAFDLEPLGPLQVQAQLTGGSLSSHLWAKRPYTAELIESHLHALRQRLLDAGLNVGDLDCHLGTPPQGTQTRLEHRWVDETA, encoded by the coding sequence ATGACAGGCGAAATGAACATTCTCCCGATGCCGCAAACGCCTCCGGCGACGGCCCGCCCCCAGGTGATCAGCGGCGAGCTGCTCAAGCTGCTGACGCCGGTGGACGGGCTGATCGCCGCCGGCCAGAGCGCACGGGCCGAGGTGCTGTCGCTCAAGCAGGCGGACCAGAGCTTCGAGCTGCTGCTCAAGGTGACGCTCGACAGCGGCCGCCAGACCACGGTGCAGGCCACCAGCGCCCAGCCGTTTCCCCAAGGCACGAGCCTGGCGGTCGTGCAGCCGTCGGCAGGCAACCTGGCCATCACGGTGCAGCAAGCCATCGCCAGCAGCGTCGCCGCCCTCACCCGCATCGACACCGCGCAATTGCCGGTCGGCACGCTGCTGCAAGGCAAGGTGCTGACCGCCCAGGCCTTGCCGCAGGCGCCGGGGCAACCGACGGTGTACCGTTCGCTGGTCACGCTGCTGAACACGGCGCTGCGCGGCAGCACCCTGACCCTCGACAGCCCGCAGCCGTTGCGCATCGGCACCCTGCTGTCGGCGCTGGTGCAAGACACGCAAACCCTGAAATTCCTGCCCCTGAGCAGCCGCCAGGAACAATTGGCGGTGAGCCAGCAACTGGCCAGCCAGCAAAGCCGCCAAGGCTCCCTCGACGGCTTGCTCAAGCTGCTGCAGAACCTGCCGCCGGCCACGGACCAGACCTCGGCCGACCTGCGGGCCGCCGTCGACAAACTGCTCGCCGGCCTGCCCGACGCCCAGCAACTGAGCACCCCCAGGGGCCTCGCCCAGGCACTGGCCAACAGCGGCGCGTTCCTCGAAGCCAAACTGCTCACCGGGCAGAACCCGACGCTGGCGCCGGACCTCAAAGGCGATCTGCTCAAGCTGATCGCCCAGCTCACGCCGGGCCTGCCGAGCAGCACCAGCTTCAACGCGATCATCGCCGCCAACACCCTGGCGCAGGCGCTGCCGAATTTCGTGCGCAACGCGCTGGGCACCCTCGGCCAGGTCAGCGCCAAACCCGTGCCGGGCGGCTTCCCGCTGCCGGAGCGGTTGCTGCAAAGCCTGGAGGGCGAAGGCGATCTGGAGCAACTGTTGCGCCTGGCCGCCGCCGCCGTCTCCCGCCTGCAAAGCCATCAGCTGTCGAGCCTGGAACAGACCGGCCTCACCGACGACGGCCGGCTGCTGAGCACCTGGCAACTGGAAATCCCGATGCGCAACCTGCAGGACATCGTGCCGTTGCAGGTCAAGTTCCAGCGCGAAGAAGCGCCCGAAAAAGAACCACCGGACGAACGCCGGGACAACGAACGCGAACGCAAGCAGCCGTTGTGGCGCGTCGACCTGGCCTTCGACCTGGAACCGCTGGGCCCGCTGCAGGTGCAGGCGCAACTGACCGGCGGCAGCCTGTCGAGCCATCTGTGGGCCAAACGGCCCTACACCGCCGAACTCATCGAAAGCCATCTGCACGCGCTGCGCCAGCGCCTGCTGGACGCCGGGCTCAACGTCGGCGACCTCGACTGCCACCTCGGCACCCCGCCGCAAGGCACCCAAACCCGCCTCGAACACCGCTGGGTCGACGAAACCGCATGA
- a CDS encoding chemotaxis protein CheW produces MNDKATAAKGSEDPILQWVTFKLDNETYGINVMRVQEVLRYTEIAPVPGAPSYVLGIINLRGNVVTVIDTRQRFGLMSGEVSDNTRIVIIEADKQVVGILVDSVAEVVYLRQSEIETAPNVGNEESAKFIQGVCNKNNELLILVELDKMMTEEEWSELENI; encoded by the coding sequence ATGAACGACAAGGCGACTGCGGCAAAGGGTTCTGAAGATCCGATCCTGCAATGGGTGACCTTCAAGCTGGACAACGAGACCTACGGCATCAACGTGATGCGCGTCCAGGAAGTCCTGCGCTACACCGAGATCGCTCCGGTGCCGGGCGCGCCGAGCTACGTGCTGGGCATCATCAACCTGCGCGGCAACGTGGTGACCGTGATCGACACCCGTCAGCGCTTCGGCCTGATGAGCGGCGAAGTCAGCGACAACACCCGTATCGTCATCATCGAAGCCGACAAGCAAGTCGTCGGCATCCTGGTCGACAGCGTGGCTGAAGTGGTTTACCTGCGCCAGTCGGAGATCGAGACCGCGCCGAACGTCGGCAACGAAGAGTCGGCCAAGTTCATCCAGGGCGTGTGCAACAAGAACAACGAGTTGCTCATCCTGGTCGAGCTGGACAAGATGATGACCGAAGAAGAATGGTCGGAACTGGAGAACATCTGA
- a CDS encoding heme ABC transporter permease, which translates to MNWTWFHKLGSPKWFYGISSRMLPWLGISAVLLIAVGVVWGLAFAPPDYQQGNSFRIIYIHVPTAMLAQSIYVMLAVCGVVGLVWKMKLADVALQCAAPVGAWMTAVALVTGAIWGKPTWGSWWVWDARLTSMLILLFLYFGVIALGNAISNRDSAAKACAVLAIVGVINIPIIKYSVEWWNTLHQGATFTLTEKPAMPAEMWLPLLLTALGFYCFFGAVLLMRMRLEVLKREARASWVKEEVQHSLEAAR; encoded by the coding sequence ATGAACTGGACCTGGTTTCACAAGCTCGGCTCGCCCAAGTGGTTTTACGGCATCAGCAGCAGAATGCTGCCGTGGCTCGGCATTTCGGCGGTGTTGCTGATCGCCGTCGGCGTCGTCTGGGGGCTGGCGTTCGCGCCGCCGGACTATCAGCAAGGCAACAGCTTCCGCATCATCTATATCCACGTGCCCACCGCGATGCTCGCTCAGTCCATCTACGTGATGCTGGCGGTGTGCGGGGTGGTCGGGCTGGTCTGGAAGATGAAGCTGGCCGACGTCGCCCTGCAATGCGCCGCGCCCGTCGGCGCGTGGATGACCGCCGTGGCGCTGGTCACCGGAGCGATCTGGGGCAAGCCGACCTGGGGTTCGTGGTGGGTCTGGGACGCGCGCCTGACCTCCATGCTGATCCTGCTGTTCCTGTATTTCGGCGTGATCGCCCTGGGCAACGCCATCAGCAACCGCGACAGCGCCGCCAAGGCCTGCGCCGTGCTGGCCATCGTCGGCGTGATCAACATCCCGATCATCAAGTACTCGGTGGAGTGGTGGAACACCCTGCACCAGGGCGCGACCTTCACCCTCACCGAAAAACCGGCGATGCCGGCCGAGATGTGGCTGCCGTTGCTGCTGACGGCGCTGGGCTTCTATTGCTTCTTCGGCGCGGTGCTGCTGATGCGCATGCGCCTTGAGGTGCTCAAGCGCGAAGCCCGCGCCAGTTGGGTCAAAGAAGAAGTGCAGCACAGCCTGGAGGCCGCCCGATGA
- the ccmB gene encoding heme exporter protein CcmB, with amino-acid sequence MSVFGLLVARESRLLFRRPAELANPLIFFAIVIALFPLAVGPETQVLQNLSPGLVWVAALLSVLLSLDGLFRSDFEDGSLEQWVLSPHPLPLLVLAKVLAHWLFSGLALVLLSPLLALMLGLPTACLPVLLFSLLLGTPVLSLLGAVGAALTVGLKRGGLLLALLILPLYIPVLILGSGALQAALQGMPATGYLLWLGSLAALAITLTPFAIAAGLKISVGE; translated from the coding sequence ATGAGTGTGTTCGGACTGCTGGTCGCCCGCGAATCCCGCCTGTTGTTCCGCCGCCCGGCGGAGCTGGCCAATCCGCTGATTTTCTTCGCCATCGTCATTGCGCTGTTCCCGCTGGCCGTCGGCCCGGAAACACAAGTGTTGCAAAACTTGTCCCCGGGGTTAGTCTGGGTGGCGGCGCTGTTGTCGGTCCTGCTCTCGCTGGACGGGCTTTTCCGCAGCGATTTCGAGGACGGATCCCTGGAACAGTGGGTCCTTTCGCCGCACCCCCTGCCTCTTCTGGTACTGGCCAAGGTGCTGGCACACTGGCTGTTCTCGGGGCTGGCACTGGTTTTGCTCTCTCCCTTGCTGGCATTGATGCTCGGCCTGCCGACCGCCTGTCTGCCGGTGCTGCTGTTTTCGCTGCTGCTGGGAACGCCGGTGCTGAGCCTGCTCGGTGCGGTGGGCGCGGCGCTGACGGTGGGGTTGAAGCGGGGCGGGCTGCTGCTGGCGCTGCTGATCCTGCCGCTGTACATCCCGGTGCTGATCCTGGGCAGCGGCGCCTTGCAGGCGGCGCTGCAGGGCATGCCGGCGACCGGTTATCTCCTGTGGCTCGGCAGCCTGGCCGCCCTGGCGATCACCCTGACACCCTTTGCAATAGCGGCTGGCCTGAAGATCAGCGTCGGCGAATAA
- a CDS encoding EscU/YscU/HrcU family type III secretion system export apparatus switch protein, which produces MNDSTAPRQAIALQYDGSHAPTLTAKGDDELAEEILRIARDYEVPIYENPELVRLLARLELGDSIPQELYLTIAEIIAFAWNLKGKFPQGFDPQAPTIEKDITERGDDY; this is translated from the coding sequence ATGAACGATTCCACCGCTCCACGCCAGGCCATCGCCCTGCAGTACGACGGCAGCCACGCCCCTACCCTCACCGCCAAGGGCGATGACGAGCTGGCCGAAGAAATCCTGCGCATCGCCCGCGACTACGAGGTGCCGATCTACGAGAACCCGGAACTGGTGCGGCTGTTGGCGCGGCTGGAACTGGGCGACAGCATCCCGCAGGAGCTGTACCTGACGATCGCCGAGATCATTGCGTTTGCGTGGAATCTGAAGGGGAAGTTTCCGCAGGGCTTCGACCCGCAGGCGCCAACGATCGAGAAGGACATCACCGAACGCGGCGACGATTACTGA
- a CDS encoding ParA family protein: MRVWAVANQKGGVGKTTSSIALAGLLAEAGKRVVVVDLDPHGSMTSYFGYDPDSLEHSNYDLFLHKGSVPEGLPGQLLLSTSDERISLLPSSTALATLERQSPGQSGLGLVIAKSLAQLWQDFDYAIIDSPPLLGVLMVNALAASQQLVIPVQTEHLAVKGLERMVNTLAMVNRSRKQALPFSIVPTLFDRRTQASMGTLRILRDKFPEEIWQGYIPVDTRLRDASRAGVTPSQFDGKSRGVLAYRALLKHLLAQQSVAQVA; encoded by the coding sequence ATGAGAGTCTGGGCAGTCGCCAATCAAAAGGGTGGTGTCGGTAAAACCACTTCCTCCATCGCTTTAGCCGGGTTGCTGGCCGAGGCGGGCAAGCGCGTGGTCGTGGTCGATCTCGACCCCCACGGCTCGATGACCAGCTATTTCGGTTACGACCCCGACAGCCTGGAGCACAGCAACTACGACCTGTTCCTGCACAAGGGCAGCGTGCCGGAAGGCCTGCCGGGCCAGTTGCTGCTGTCCACCAGCGACGAGCGCATTTCCCTGTTGCCGTCCAGCACCGCGCTGGCCACCCTGGAGCGCCAGTCGCCGGGGCAGAGCGGCCTGGGCCTGGTGATCGCCAAGAGTCTGGCGCAGCTGTGGCAGGACTTCGACTACGCCATCATCGACAGCCCGCCGCTGCTCGGCGTGCTGATGGTCAACGCCCTGGCCGCCAGTCAGCAACTGGTGATCCCGGTGCAGACCGAACACCTGGCGGTCAAAGGCCTGGAGCGCATGGTCAACACCCTGGCGATGGTCAACCGCTCGCGCAAGCAGGCGCTGCCGTTCAGCATCGTGCCGACCCTGTTCGACCGCCGCACCCAGGCGTCGATGGGCACCTTGCGCATCCTGCGCGACAAATTCCCCGAAGAGATCTGGCAGGGCTACATCCCGGTCGACACCCGCCTGCGCGACGCCAGCCGCGCCGGCGTCACGCCTTCGCAGTTCGACGGCAAGAGCCGCGGCGTGCTGGCCTACCGCGCACTGCTCAAGCACCTGCTGGCGCAGCAGTCCGTTGCGCAGGTGGCGTGA
- a CDS encoding CheW domain-containing protein, with protein MNRPIKLTTRPQQALQSYLDGLLQDVPEVLEAPAETVPPAPENAALDEFQAAVLEEQARDAEKAASVSAPVAAPKAAAVSKPPVALLEEPEPRAPLSTLAPLLQTRLLQPATLPAEPEPEPAPAPAPVATPAEPTLVAPLVEVHLPPSNTPPPADTDGRPAWASEAFECLLFDVAGLTLAVPLVCLGSIYSLAGHDLTPLFGQPEWFLGILPSQSGNLKVLDTARWVMPDRYRDDFRQGLQYVISVQGYEWGLAVHQVSRSLRLDPNEIKWRTHRGQRPWLAGTVIEHMCALLDVAALAQLIASGGAKHMSGSTPNRKPT; from the coding sequence ATGAACCGCCCGATCAAGCTCACCACACGCCCGCAGCAGGCGCTGCAGTCCTATCTGGACGGCCTGCTGCAGGACGTTCCCGAGGTGCTTGAGGCGCCGGCCGAAACGGTGCCGCCTGCGCCGGAAAACGCCGCCCTCGATGAATTCCAGGCCGCCGTGCTCGAAGAGCAAGCGCGCGATGCCGAGAAGGCCGCCAGCGTTTCGGCGCCGGTCGCCGCCCCGAAAGCCGCCGCGGTGAGCAAGCCGCCGGTCGCGCTGCTGGAGGAGCCGGAGCCGCGCGCGCCGCTCTCGACCCTCGCGCCGCTCTTGCAGACGCGCCTCTTGCAGCCGGCGACCCTGCCGGCAGAGCCCGAGCCCGAGCCGGCACCTGCGCCGGCACCGGTCGCGACGCCTGCCGAGCCGACGCTCGTCGCGCCGTTGGTCGAAGTGCACCTGCCGCCGAGCAACACACCGCCGCCAGCCGACACCGACGGCCGTCCGGCCTGGGCGTCCGAAGCCTTCGAGTGCCTGCTGTTCGACGTCGCGGGCCTGACCCTGGCGGTGCCGCTGGTGTGCCTGGGTTCGATCTACTCGCTGGCCGGCCACGACCTGACGCCGCTGTTCGGTCAGCCGGAATGGTTCCTCGGCATCCTGCCAAGCCAGTCCGGCAACCTGAAGGTGCTGGACACCGCGCGCTGGGTCATGCCCGACCGTTACCGCGACGATTTCCGTCAGGGGCTGCAGTACGTGATTTCGGTCCAGGGCTACGAATGGGGCCTGGCGGTGCATCAGGTCAGCCGTTCGCTGCGACTGGATCCGAACGAAATCAAATGGAGGACTCACCGGGGTCAGCGGCCATGGCTCGCCGGCACGGTGATTGAACACATGTGCGCCTTGCTCGATGTCGCCGCACTGGCGCAACTGATCGCCAGCGGCGGGGCGAAGCACATGTCCGGCAGTACGCCGAACCGCAAACCGACATAA